The Apium graveolens cultivar Ventura chromosome 6, ASM990537v1, whole genome shotgun sequence genome contains a region encoding:
- the LOC141665841 gene encoding uncharacterized protein LOC141665841, which translates to MTPFIAYLKDGILSEDKNKAKYLKHKVARFFLENDKLYRRTFSAPTLKCVDPEEADYCLREVHEGIYGDHMAAKTFSYKIIRQGYYWSMIHSDAVAYVKSALNAINSAMSPKSSIKGHLLHTHRGTDKWRTTPGIGTGETPFKLAYDTEAQLPVETGSPSHRTANFDEISNIEGLKTNLELLDEVRDRVVQKMEGYKEKMKLYFGKKAKVREHGAGDLVLWHAEARTQRTKESYSPTGKDPT; encoded by the exons ATGACTCCCTTCATAGCATATTTAAAAGATGGAATACTCTCGGAAGACAAAAATAAAGCCAAGTACCTCAAACACAAGGTCGCTCGTTTCTTTCTGGAAAATGATAAGTTGTACAGAAGGACCTTCTCGGCACCCACTCTGAAATGTGTGGACCCGGaagaagcagactactgtctTCGGGAGGTTCACGAAGGTATTTACGGAGATCACATGGCAGCTAAAACTTTTTCCTACAAGATCATCAGACAAGGGTACTACTGGTCCATGATCCACTCCGACGCTGTTGCCTATGTCAAGAGTGCACTCAATGCCATAAATTCAGCAATGTCCCCAA AATCAAGCATAAAAGGGCATTTGTTGCACACCCACAGGGGAACGGACAAGTGGAG GACCACCCCCGGGATAGGAACTGGGGAAACCCCTTTCAAACTTGCCTACGACACCGAAGCCCAACTACCAGTCGAAACCGGATCACCCTCTCACAGAACCGCTAATTTTGATGAAATCTCGAATATTGAGGGCCTTAAAACTAACCTGGAACTTCTAGACGAGGTAAGAGACCGGGTTGTGCAAAAGATGGAAGGTTACAAGGAAAAAATGAAGCTCTACTTCGGGAAAAAGGCCAAGGTAAGGGAACACGGAGCAGGAGATTTAGTACTATGGCACGCCGAGGCTCGGACCCAACGAACCAAGGAAAGCTACAGCCCAACTGGGAAGGACCCTACATAG